A segment of the Montipora foliosa isolate CH-2021 unplaced genomic scaffold, ASM3666993v2 scaffold_378, whole genome shotgun sequence genome:
TTTGTTAGACGGACTGTTGGACCAAAAAACCCGGATTTGTTTTCTAAATTGTACAAAAGTCTTGTAAGGCCAATCCTTGAATACAGTTCCCCGGTATGGTCGCCACATCTAAAGAAAGACATTGCTATTCTGGAAAAAGTCCAAAGACGAGCTTCCAGATTTGCCCTTGGTACAAATGACATTTCGTATGAAGATCGATTGAAACGACTTAAATGGCCAACATTAGAAAAAAGGAGAACTTTATCATCACTCACTGAATGCTATAAGACAATAAATGGACTGAATTTTTTGAATCCACATGAATTATTCGACTTTGCGGACAAATACAGACCGCTGAGATCCAGCCATCGCTTCAAGCTTAAGATGAAATCTGCTAAGTTGAATTGCTATAAACACTCTTTCTTTCTTCGCATTGTTAATTTATGGAACAATTTAAGAAAAGAGACTGCTGAAGCAAAAGACCTAAGAACTTTTAGAAACAAGCTAGTTAATGAATTTTCTTAAAACACGATTTATATTAATTACTATTTTGAACCTTTATTATATAATGATACACAATTGTATATAGCTTTAAATTTACAGATAAGAaattagtattttttttcccatttttaattGCTATATATGTTAAGGAGGTGGACTAGAAAGGGATAACCTCTTCTACCTCCCTTCACAATTTCTCATGTATTTTTGTCGTCAATGTattgttgttatctttgtttgttctctgTGGGTGATTAATTGtgaataaactattattattattatatgtcaACACTAATCCGAAACAACCGACCAACATGTCTTCTATCGAGAGGCAGCCTACAAACAACGACGGATCGACAAATTAGAAGAACAAGGGATCTCTACCAATGTTATCAATGAGTTTACTGGAGGAATTGCCCACATCATTGATAAGTGTGAATAAAACTGGCACTACAATCTGAAACGATTAAAGTACGAGAACCCCCTGACTCAGTGATAATTACACCTACAGACAAGACCAAACGCCTTGTTGCTATCGATAAGGCCAAATAGAAGGACATGTTTCAAAACAGTACTATTGCCACAGGTAATTACCAGCCTAGAAAATCTAAACTGAATCATCCAAGAACGGAACAGACTAAATTCAATGGTCAGCTTAATAAGATCGCaaacaaatataataaaaaaacatcTGGAACTATCCAAGGTGCTCAAAGATAACATCTGCTGTGAACCACTTCCATGCTCTGTATATTGCTTGCCTAAAGAGCACAAAAAGGGTGAGCTGAAAGGTCGTCTAATTCACGCTGCTACAGACACACCAGCCACTCGACTATCAACATTCCTGGTCAGGTCATTAAACAACATCATTACACATGTACCAGCAGATCTAAAGAACACACAGGAATTCATTGATTTTATCTCAAGCTTAGATGACATCAAAGGGTTCGGCAGTCTACATGTTGGCAACTTATATGGTTCCATTCCCCTTAAAGACCTTGAGGATGGAACCCCTGGTATATTCACTATAATGAGAGGTTTCTTATCTCTGCGCACAAAATAGCCACCGACCTAGATCAGTCCTGAAGTTGTCGATGTATCATGTTATAATTTTAAAACTTCTGTATCCTagattagttttttttttttggtagttgCTTGATTATTGCCTGGCAATTGAGAAGAATGAAATTATGGGTAGGAAACAAATACGCTCTCGCTAGTCCTTCTCTATATATGAAAGACTAACAAAGTGCTCTTCTTTTTCCTAGGGTCGTGTGCACACAGCTTGACTGACCTTCAAGGGAACTTCTCGAGTCCGAATTATCCATCCAGCTACCCACATCACCTGAACTGCATCTGGTCTATTACTGTCACACCAGGCAGCTACATTTACTTGCAGTTTTCTAAGTTTTCTCTGGAATATGGTAGAAGCGACTGTCCGTTTGACTACGTGGAAGTATCTGACCCAAACTATCCATCGCGTTCCATACAAATAAAACGCTGTGGTTATCAAAGTCCTTGGTCTGTTTGGAGCAAGAGCAATCTCCTGCGTGTTCGATTCGTTACTGATTTCTCTGTGTCAGCTTCAGGCTTCATGGCACATTATGCAACCTACGGGAATCCAGGTAGCGGAAACTGTCTGTCTCTTAATGCAACACAAAATAAGGAAATACTCACTGGGCATGTCCAGGAATGACAGATTGCGATAAGTGTTACGATGTGTCCTCTTACCCTTCTCCTCAACTTTTACATTACTTATATCTAGAAACTAGGAGTAATCAGAGATTAGGGAGTGTGTTTGAGCTACCTTCCTTTCGTTGAGATATTCAGATGCACGAATTATCTTTACATTTTACTGAGGATAGTAGTCCAGCATCAAATGCCAATATAATCTAGATGCATCACAGAAACATTTcgatgtttgtttttttgtgtggaGGTTGTGTTGGTTTTTAAGCTTATCGGCCCATTTACATGTTCTATTGATCAAACTATTATCTGCTAGCAGAGGTTGCAGAATCGATAGTATTAAAATGGCGCAAGACAAAAGAATTGTTATACCGATTAGCACTTGCGTACGAACCAAGGACGAATTGCAACGTCtgtttcctaaaaaaaaaaaaaacagcactaCACAGCTTTCGGAAGTTTTTTTGGCGATGTCACCCAACACTGCCAGGAAAGAAACGGGTGCTTACATTGGAACCACATTCCTTTCTCGGATTGAGCCAATCACAGCTACAGTTCCATTTTCTGGAACTGTGTATCGTGCGACTCGACCAATAATACCTTTCGTCCCCAATGCACTCGATCACCAGAAATATGCAGgtctgttgtttgttttttcaaagCGACCGCGTTAACTGAAACAATGAAAGGACGTAAATATAATGgcattattcaatatttttattgacttcaaaattgagttttcCTGTACACGCAATTGAAATCacgtacagtcaactctctcgtaAGCAACCACCCTTGGTGCACGACACTgaagtggtcgcttacgggaagtggtcgcttacgggaaaGATCAACAAAATAAGTCTAACACTGGATTGATCAATTAATGACATAAACATATTACCTAATCAGCTAAAATTAGGCAAatagaaacttttttttttttcacatgcaACAAGTTTCGGGAAAAGTAGAGTGGAGTGTACAGTACTTGTAAATGTGTCTCATGTTAATGAAAATCACCTGAAATTTTAATCGAACAAAACCTAGGAAAACAACGTCAAACATGGGGTGCATATACTTGAAATTTTAATAATGTATTTACATTACTCGGTGGCAtttaggctcgattaccagccgctgtttcgggaaatgagccagcgctcactcccgaaatctggctggacgcgtgaggtgagccattgttaatctccgccaatcagaaactcgcctgcacaaatccgtctggcataaattatatgttttggctgcgaaggtattctttgacccggcctgttcgaggtttacagtgcttttaaggtcggaaacatccaagattgcgacaacgaaaagtgttcaagaagctggagaatgggaattgtgtcgttttttaccgcctgagttcgcaaacttcactgattttccagttggcgccaaggtcaaaatacggctttcaaattcactgctattgcaattttctcctcatacttcgctaatataagagcaagtaaaattgctcaagatcaattgaaattactgctgagtttattggtggcaaaacgagggggccgatgaaGTCGACTGAGAGCTAAAGCAGCCGAAGATTTCGTTCATCATTCgctggttgaattcaaactcacatcgatcatttaaccacaaactcaagctcgtatcatctggaaacttcgcacagacgttttaagcattgttatgtaatttctgttttcttaaaatcagtgtttttgggatgtctaatgctatttccccgaAACTATTAactcgcataaattatattttgaatttacgtcacagacaatttatcgctcacgcgtccagccgtctcttctcggggaggatacccgaactcgagtgagcggcggaaatcgagcctaggtGGCATTCGACCGCTTATTTACGAAATCTAGAATGCTCGATTGCTTCTGTGACTTAAGCCTCATGTCAACAGGAATATCAGACACTTTCGTGACTGCAGTGGACAACTCCTCGCAACTCCGATAATCTGCAAACTCAGCGATCTGACGCACGAGATCAAGTGCTCCTTTAACTGTTTGCACCGCTGGGATTGATTGGCAAGGGAGCATCGTCACTGCTACCATCACTGTCGGAATCAGTTGCTATTTCCGTCTTGTTGCTGTTTGAGTGAGTAGCGATAACCTCATCTCGTAGGGTCTCCCTCCAGTCAGGGTCGGCGGGATCTAAGGAGTAATAGGCCTCCGTATCATCGTCAAAGGCAACATAGGGTACAGCGTCAATACCTTTCTTAGACATCTTCTGCACCAGGGCTTCAAGGTCTAGTAACTCCTCACCGGCAAACGggtcatcgtcatcttcatccaAATCCATGGCTGAGGGGTACATTCCAACATGTCTGAAACACTTACTGATTACCTCGCACTTGACTTCGTCCCACGCATTTACCATCCATCGCACGGCCATTAGGAGGTTCACAGACTTTACTATCTCGCTGGCAGAGTGTTCTCCGTCAACTTGACTAACGATATGCCGCAGCAACTTCCTTTTGTAGTAGATCTTCCACACCTTGATTATACCTGCATCCAGGGGCTGCGTGCGCGATGTGGTGTTCTTCGGTAGAAAGGCCACTTTAATATGTTGGAGAACATGTCTGTCAGCGAGGGTGGATGGCATGGTGCATTGTCTAAGAAAAGGATAATATGCTTTTCCTCTCTTTTCAGAAGGTTGTTCAACCTGGTAAGGATAGTAACCATTATCTCGGTTCTCATCCACGCCTTCTCGTTGCTGAAGTACTCATCACGGCAGGGGTATGATGGGTTGGCCAAACGTGCGAAGCAGTGCGGTCGTCTGCTACTTCCTATCATAAGAAGGGCCTCTTTGTCGCCCGCTGCATTCACAAAGAATGCAGCAGTTATTCGTTGCTTCGCATTCTTGCCGCCCCTACAGCGTTTCCCCTTTTGAGATAGCGATTTCTGAGGCATCGTCCTCATTCCATATATCCCTCGGTGACTAGCCCCTAGTTAGCTCTTTCAATCCTTCATTCCAGCTGTCTATCGTCTCTTGGCTTACATCTCCCTCTTCCCCAGCAATGTTCATTTGGCCGATGTTATGTCTCTTTTCCCACTTGTCTAGCCAACCACTTGTTCTTTTAAATGTGTCATCTCCAATTCTTTCAGCTAGGATTCGCGCTTCTTCAACCAGCATGGGGCCATCAAAAGGGATATTTGACTCTTTTGCTCTGGTATACCATTTCCACAACAAACCATTGATTTCGCCATACTTTTCAACATTCAATCTCTTTTGAGATTGAGCTCCTTCATTAGAGTTCCACGATTCGAGAATCTTAGCTTTCTGCTTCAGGATTTTGACAATCTGCGTTTTCCCGCAAACAAATATTTTCGCTAACTTTCTCGTGCTGTTACCCTAGTTAGATTTCCGGATGActtctattttttctttcaggGAAAGACATTTCCTTTGACCATCATTAGCTTGTGGGGGCATTGGTGGCTTCTTCGCTGTGAATTTCTTTGTAACTGGTTTGATGTCCTTATCTGGGATTTTTGCTTGCTTGGCCACCTTCGGGGTCGGCACGTCAGAACAAGAAACGCAATAAGCCACCGATACACCAGCTTTCCAGCCTAGGCTGTCTTCGTCAGCAGGGGATGAACATTCTTTAGACTTGTTACAGACAGGTTTTGCACACTTCAGACGAATATAATTCGTAAGACTTCAGCATTTAACACAGTTCCTCATCTTTCACCCTGTTGAGCACACGTGAATGTACAAATGTGGGAAATTCCCACGagtattttatctttatttCACGTGTTAAGGATACAAAGTGCAGATGCCAATCAAACTTGAACACCCACCACGCAACCAACGTGTAACACGTGCAGTAACAGAACTGAAAATCTTCGTCATTTGCTTATCATTTAGCATCGATTCGCTCCGTTTGAAGTCGACATGGAGAAAAAGAATTTATGAAGCATCACGGTTCATTCATTCATACGAGGTTATCATGTAAACAAGGATGAAACAACATGGGTTCCCGAAATTGGTAAGCAACGTAGACTGAAACGTGAGCCACTGAATTAAAAATATGGAAATGCAGTTGCAGTAGTGAGGCCGCTATCAAGAAATTTTACTAAAGCCGAACATCCCAACACCGTGTCAAAAGAAGACGAAATTGTCGGCCACATACCATTACAAATGTCTCAGTATGTTAGCAAATTCTTGAAACGAAGGACCAACAATGGAAAGGCCATTATACTGTAACAGGAAAACGTGTAAATCGAGGAGCAGGTTATGCACTGGAAATTCCCTGCAGTTACATTTTCTACGGAAACAATGACATTTCTATTCCGTGGCTTAAAGAAAAGATTGAAAGCACTGGCATATTTCACATTAAATAGCGCCTGGGCAATCTATGCATTCTTCTGATGAAACTTTGTACTGACAGTCAGTATATCATTTTGGAACAGATCACTGTAACAATTAATGTAAACTGTTATTGCTTGAGGTCACACTTGAGCTTTTTTTACCATAGTAAACGAAAGTTTACCATGGTAAATGGGTTTTTCAATGTGACCGGCTTTTCTCACTTTACCATGGTAAACGCAATTCTAGTCTGTTGCTTTAGCAACGGCGATCGGATGAAAGCAAAGTTTACTATAGTAAAACCATCTGAAAAAGCATGGTTTATCTAGCGTTTAtctaaactttgtttatttaggtgacatcttgtcatgattttgagaagcatttcgtgactttgctgaatttgcgtgcgccCACTATATACATGTGCTTTCTATCTCCTTCCCTCACAATCTTTTGACTATCAGTCAGTTCTAGTGGATTTTTGCGACTTTGGAACGATCTTTACCATGTCCGACAACTTTTCACGCAATTCGCGGTAagtcattttcattttaatctttTGAAGGACAACTATAATTTTGTAATCTCTTAATTCTGGTCGTGAGAACAGCATTGGTGAGATCACATTTcctcctttcaaaaacaaggtaAAGAGCCAGAAATCTATTTCTATGAGCTTTACGGATTGCAACGATAAGAAACAAAAGAGCCACAATCGAAGCTACAACACGTTCACGATCCATGGCGCAGTCACGAAATATATTAAGTTGTTGTGTTAAACGCGACGGAACTCGAACCATTCCTCTCTGTCATCAACTCGACATTTGAGTAGCACTCTTGTGACAAGGAAACGTCTGGGAAATGTAAAAGTCAGCTTATGCGTTTTACCATAGTAAACTTTGTTTACCTTTTTTATACCATAGTTAAGGGTTTTTACCTTAGTAAACTGCTAATGCCGTGTTTAGACTTGAGCGTGCTACCGAGGTATTGGAGTTTACTTACCTAGGTTAATATTTTGCGTGTGTAAACGCCAACTAATACCGTAGTAAACACCGCTCAAGACAATAGAAAGTTAATTAAGGCCCGGGTCGCACTAGtttaaaaagttgtttgttttgcaaaaaaatctgTCAACAGATAGTTTTTTCCAGTGCGACCGATTTGTCAGACATTGTCAAAAATGAGCGGAATGTACCAAATGTTCAAAGATGCCGGCACTTAAAATTGCCAAGCTCTGGACCTCgccaaaatgtcacaaaaaatcaaaaaagctATGAAACTGTCACTCATGACACAAACAGCAAATGAAAAACGTGATAAACTCAAGTTTACTTGTAATTTGGCGCCCATCttgatgagaaaaaaaatcacaaaaaatcaaaaaagctATGAAACTGTCACTCATGACGCAAACAGCAAATGAAAAACGTGATAAACTCAAGTTTACTTGTAATTTGGCGCCCATCTTGTTGAGAAGGCTAAGAAGCCGATGGATCCTTCAAGGCCATATGCGAGTTTCAGTGCTCTTTATATGCCATTAAGAGCGATGACTCCAGATACAGGTAATTATTTTGGTCAGCAAGAAGTCTTTGAGTCAACCAACGTTCGGTCCGTCTATGCCACGCTCGTATTCCAACAACGCTAGCTGGATATTCAAGTTATGAAGTCTGTACATACAGTGCAGATTGTACACATTTGCCATTCTAGCCTGCATGCAAGTCCAGCAAAAGAGAAAGCCTCATCTTACCTTTAATATAGCGTGATATCGTGACACACTTCTAGCGGGAGTAGGAGAGTTTTCTTTTGTACACATTGATGCGTCTATGACAGGAATGCAAATTGCGTGCGACCCTAAacataacaaaataaattttaccggAAACAGATATTTGTCTGAAATTTTgtcacaacaaaaacaattttgtccacTAGTGCGACCCGGGCCTAAGGTAAAAGTTCGGTCTACTCTGCGAGCAGGCATGGTCGACCGCTTGCGGTCGCATAGAATTTCACATCCTGTGGTGTCGGGATTGCGTCAGGCTCATTCTATGGGCGGCCGTTACCACCAGAAATACAAGAATTTTAATCGATTCAAACAAAACAGAATTGTTTTACTCATTGTCTACAAGATAGCACACTCAATTAGTAAGTTATCCAACCAAAATACAAACAGTTCAGTCTTCTTTATCAGAATAAAACAGGCTAAACAAAAACAGTTCAGACCAATCATAAATGAAATAATGACCTATGTCAATGGGGAACATGAAACTGTTCAACGATCAAGTGCAATTGCGATTAGCCCAGCTTTCACTCGCAAACGATTCAGACAAACTCAAAATGAGACAGCTCTCAGTGCTTGAACAGCGCGTTGTAATGTCGCAAACGGCGCAGCGATGCATGGAACTGATTAGCTTAGTTTAAAATGGTTGAGCACGGTATCAAGTGACATAGCATTGCGTGAAATAGCTTAGCGTAAAATGTCGAAATGATTCAAGCAAATGAGAAACAGAACAGGTCAACAATAAATCGCTCAGCCTTGCATCAAAAGATTCAAAGGTATATCAGGTGGTTTAGTTAAACAATGGACAGTCGAACATATTGCGAATAGCTTACAGTATCGTGGAATAGTTTAGCTTGGCAAGAATTGGTGTAGCGTGACGTCAACCAAATTCGCCGAAACCACCAAAATGGAACAAGCAAATGTGAAATGGAACAGCGATCTGCTGGGGGCATGACGTCAGCGATGtaaaatttggcgcgaaaatagaGGCTAACCTTCGTTCAGTGAAGTCTCGACATCGTCTGAAAGCTCTTCGCTTCGGTGTTTTAGTGCGGTAAGTATCTTCGCTTGTTTTTACAATGTCCTCCATTCTTTATATAGCCTATCTGGCGGCTGAATCGACCAGTCAGCCTAACAGCCACCTTTTAGAGTGTTACGACCCATTATCTTGTTGACCTTCTGCCATGAATTTCAAGATCTCACTTCTTTAAGCCTATGGACACAAATCGTTTGCTTATCCATTTCGTTAGGATTAACCCGTTTTTCAACGTTTCAAGTACTGATTGCCTGATTTCAGCCTATATTGGAATCATGGTAGGTTACTACATCAGGTGATGTTTTTATAAATATACTGTAATGTAAGAAACAGTTCTACCCAAATGTGGCGTTTTATACTTGAAGCTCTAATATGATAACTGCAGTGTGCATGACTGCATGAAACGTTTTATTTTGCTGGAAATTTTCAGTCAAACAACAGAggcctttttgtttttgtactgCCTTGACATGTGTACGTATTAACACCTTTATTTTAGAGCAACTCGAACGATGTTGCAGATCTACTTCGCAGA
Coding sequences within it:
- the LOC137987672 gene encoding tigger transposable element-derived protein 6-like — encoded protein: MPSTLADRHVLQHIKVAFLPKNTTSRTQPLDAGIIKVWKIYYKRKLLRHIVSQVDGEHSASEIVKSVNLLMAVRWMVNAWDEVKCEVISKCFRHVGMYPSAMDLDEDDDDPFAGEELLDLEALVQKMSKKGIDAVPYVAFDDDTEAYYSLDPADPDWRETLRDEVIATHSNSNKTEIATDSDSDGSSDDAPLPINPSGANS